A stretch of Lactuca sativa cultivar Salinas chromosome 6, Lsat_Salinas_v11, whole genome shotgun sequence DNA encodes these proteins:
- the LOC111911378 gene encoding uncharacterized protein LOC111911378, which translates to MGDVDSFHNKAREKCEFLMREKQAINVVLRRQTEVENHKYKAQLHVSIIVVRLLLKIGLPFGGHDESVNSENRGLYIEVLKAIRETSEYIFNNTLESAPKNNQLISPKIQKEHVQFFAQEVLLSTREDIGQDVFALLVDESSDVSKKEQMAIVLGYVDSLGFVKEIFIGLVHVKDTSSLTLKNAINEVLTSNKLSFSKIRGQGYDGASNMRGECNGLKVLILQENDTTCYVHCFAHQLQLVVVAVAKKHGKRKGAKRLV; encoded by the exons ATGGGTGATGTTGATAGTTTTCACAACAAAGCAAGAGAAAAGTGTGAGTTTTTAATGAGGGAAAAACAAGCTATTAATGTAGTCTTGAGGAGGCAAACAGAAGTAGAGAACCATAAATATAAAGCTCAATTACATGTTTCTATTATTGTTGTTAGACTTTTATTGAAAATCGGTTTACCGTTTGGTGGTCATGACGAGTCGGTTAACTCGGAAAATAGAGGGCTTTACATTGAAGTGTTAAAAGCCATTCGAGAGACTAGTGAATATATTTTCAACAATACTTTAGAAAGTGCTCCTAAAAACAATCAACTAATTTCCCCTAAAATTCAAAAAGAACATGTGCAATTTTTTGCACAAGAAGTACTTTTGAGTACTCGTGAAGATATTGGTCAAGATGTTTTTGCTTTACTAGTTGATGAATCTAGTGATGTTTCAAAAAAGGAACAAATGGCTATTGTTTTGGGTTATGTCGATAGTCTTGGCTTTGTGAAAGAAATATTCATAGGACTAGTACATGTGAAGGATACATCCTCTTTGACACTAAAAAATGCCATAAATGAAGTACTTACAAGTAATAAGTTGAGTTTTAGTAAG ATAAGAGGACAAGGTTACGATGGGGCTAGCAATATGCGAGGGGAATGCAATGGTTTGAAAGTTTTGATATTACAAGAGAATGACACGACTTGTTATGTACATTGCTTTGCACACCAACTTCAATTAGTAGTTGTGGCTGTAGCAAAGAAGCATGGCAAGAGAAAGGGTGCAAAAAGGCTTGTGTAG